A section of the Tenrec ecaudatus isolate mTenEca1 chromosome 15, mTenEca1.hap1, whole genome shotgun sequence genome encodes:
- the LOC142427884 gene encoding AMMECR1-like protein has translation MGKRRCVSPLKPKLAAASGTHSHGNQSTTVTASISGPPKNKQHVDSNHGRENVSDLTLGPENYPITRMNPTSGALSPFPWPNGTANTTKNLVVTAEMCCYSFDVLYCHLYGFPQPRLPRFTNDPYPLALMDSRFPPMTREELPKLFCSVSLLTNFKVASDYLDWEVGVNGILIEFISEKGIKCTATYLPEVAKEQDWDQIQTIDSLLRKGGFKAPITSEFRKTIKLTRYRSEKVTISYAEYVASHQHCFQNGTLHAPPLYNHDS, from the exons ATGGGAAAAAGACGGTGtgtctctccactcaagcccaagTTGGCAGCAGCAAGCGGAACACACAGTCACGGGAACCAGTCCACAACTGTGACCGCCTCTATTTCAGGACCTCCTAAAAACAAACAGCATGTGGACAGCAACCATGGACGGGAAAATGTATCGGACTTAACGCTGGGGCCTGAAAATTATCCAATTACACGAATGAATCCCACATCAGGAGCGCTGAGCCCTTTCCCCTGGCCCAACGGAACTGCCAACACCACCAAGAACCTGGTGGTGACTGCAGAGATGTGCTGCTACAGCTTTGATGTGCTCTACTGTCACCTCTATGGCTTCCCACAGCCACGACTTCCTAGATTCACCAATGACCCCTATCCACT TGCACTTATGGACAGTCGATTTCCCCCAATGACGCGAGAGGAGCTACCTAAGCTTTTCTGCTCTGTCTCCCTCCTTACTAACTTTAAGGTTGCCAGTGATTACCTGGACTGGGAGGTAGGGGTCAATGGAATTCTAATTGAATTCATCAGTGAAAAGGGCATCAAATGTACAGCCACATATTTACCTGAGGTTGCTAAAGAACAAGACTGGGATCAGATCCAGACCATAGACTCATTGCTCAGGAAAGGTGGTTTTAAGGCTCCAATTACCAGTGAATTCCGAAAAACGATCAAACTCACCAGGTACCGAAGTGAGAAGGTGACAATCAGTTATGCAGAGTATGTTGCTTCTCATCAGCACTGTTTCCAGAACGGCACCCTTCATGCCCCACCCCTCTACAATCATGACTCCTGA